A single window of Streptomyces griseoviridis DNA harbors:
- a CDS encoding iron-sulfur cluster assembly accessory protein has product MSVSDETSTVTDGIILSDAAAAKVKALLDQEGREDLALRVAVQPGGCSGLRYQLFFDERSLDGDVVKDFGGVKVVTDRMSAPYLGGASIDFVDTIEKQGFTIDNPNATGSCACGDSFN; this is encoded by the coding sequence ATGTCCGTATCGGACGAGACCAGCACCGTCACCGACGGCATCATCCTGTCCGACGCCGCCGCGGCGAAGGTCAAGGCCCTGCTCGACCAGGAAGGCCGCGAGGACCTCGCCCTGCGGGTCGCCGTCCAGCCCGGCGGCTGCTCCGGCCTGCGCTACCAGCTGTTCTTCGACGAGCGCTCGCTCGACGGCGACGTGGTGAAGGACTTCGGCGGCGTCAAGGTCGTCACCGACCGCATGAGCGCCCCGTACCTGGGCGGCGCCTCCATCGACTTCGTCGACACCATCGAGAAGCAGGGCTTCACGATCGACAACCCGAACGCGACGGGCTCCTGCGCCTGCGGTGACTCCTTCAACTGA
- the nadA gene encoding quinolinate synthase NadA: MTTAQPQELDVQPTPLALLLLGREADPRSERGVECPGDLPSPSDPDLVARARAAKERLGDKVFVLGHHYQRDEVIQFADVTGDSFKLARDAAARPEAEYIVFCGVHFMAESADILTGDDQKVVLPDLAAGCSMADMATAEQVAECWDVLTEAGIAERVVPVSYMNSSADIKAFTGRHGGTICTSSNAERALQWAFEQGDKVLFLPDQHLGRNTAVRDLGMSLDDCVLYNPHKPGGGLTAQQLRDAKMILWRGHCSVHGRFSLESVEDVRARIPGVNVLVHPECRHEVVAAADQVGSTEYIIKALEAAPAGSKWAIGTELNLVRRLANRFAPEGKEIVFLDRTVCFCSTMNRIDLPHLVWTLESLADGKLVNRIEVDRETEKYAKLALERMLALP, from the coding sequence GTGACCACCGCCCAGCCCCAGGAGCTCGACGTACAGCCGACGCCCCTCGCCCTGCTGCTCCTCGGCCGTGAGGCCGACCCGCGGAGCGAGCGCGGCGTCGAGTGCCCAGGCGACCTGCCCTCGCCGTCCGACCCGGACCTGGTGGCACGCGCCCGCGCGGCGAAGGAGAGGCTCGGCGACAAGGTGTTCGTGCTGGGCCACCACTACCAGCGCGACGAGGTCATCCAGTTCGCGGATGTGACGGGCGACTCGTTCAAGCTGGCCAGGGACGCGGCGGCCCGCCCCGAGGCCGAGTACATCGTCTTCTGCGGTGTGCACTTCATGGCGGAGTCCGCCGACATCCTCACCGGCGACGACCAGAAGGTCGTGCTGCCCGACCTCGCGGCCGGCTGCTCGATGGCCGACATGGCCACCGCCGAGCAGGTCGCCGAGTGCTGGGACGTGCTGACCGAGGCCGGGATAGCCGAGCGGGTCGTGCCCGTCTCGTACATGAACTCGTCCGCCGACATCAAGGCGTTCACCGGCAGGCACGGCGGCACCATCTGCACCTCCTCCAACGCCGAGCGGGCCCTTCAGTGGGCCTTCGAGCAGGGCGACAAGGTGCTCTTCCTGCCCGACCAGCACCTCGGCCGCAACACCGCCGTGCGGGACCTCGGGATGTCCCTCGACGACTGCGTCCTGTACAACCCGCACAAGCCGGGCGGCGGCCTCACCGCCCAGCAGTTGCGCGACGCGAAGATGATCCTGTGGCGCGGCCACTGCTCGGTGCACGGCCGGTTCAGCCTGGAGTCCGTCGAGGACGTGCGCGCCCGCATCCCCGGCGTCAACGTCCTGGTGCACCCCGAGTGCCGGCACGAGGTCGTCGCGGCGGCCGACCAGGTCGGCTCGACGGAGTACATCATCAAGGCGCTGGAGGCCGCGCCCGCCGGCTCCAAGTGGGCCATCGGCACCGAGCTGAACCTGGTGCGCCGGCTCGCGAACCGGTTCGCGCCCGAGGGCAAGGAGATCGTCTTCCTGGACCGCACGGTCTGCTTCTGCTCGACCATGAACCGCATCGACCTGCCGCACCTGGTGTGGACCCTGGAGTCGCTGGCCGACGGCAAGCTGGTCAACCGGATCGAGGTCGACCGGGAGACCGAGAAGTACGCGAAGCTCGCCCTGGAGCGGATGCTCGCCCTGCCGTAG